The following is a genomic window from Melopsittacus undulatus isolate bMelUnd1 chromosome 8, bMelUnd1.mat.Z, whole genome shotgun sequence.
CCCACGTCCCGAGCCATGGCCAGCCCTCCTGGCTGAGGTGATGGATGGGACCCCCAGGCTGCTGTGTCACCAGCACCCAAccagggcagctggagcttGGCACAGGCAAGTCCTAGAGCCCCTTCACCCCTGGAGACCTGCCTGACGGCTGCACCACCTCTAGGAAATGAAGTTTCTCTGCAGGGTTCCTCTTCCATGGTAGGAATGAGGCCACAGGAACAGAACCAGGAAAGGCTCTGCACTGATGGATGCCAGCTGAAGTCCTGACCAGCTGAGCCAGGATGCTGGACCCAGCCCAGCAGTGTCCATGGGGTTTACCTGCTACCTTctgcagagaagagcaaaagcGAAAAGATAAGTGATGATGGGAGGAGCCCTTCTGCTGTGGCTGGAGATCTGCAGACTGGCTGTGGACACCCAAGTGTTAGGGTTGGTTGGGCTGTGCCAGTGGGAGTGCAAGGGGGTGCAGGCTGGGgcaggctctgctgctcctcattAGGGAACTGATGCTGCATGGAGCCCAGCTGATGAGCTGGAGGTGCTCAGTGAGTGCCATTTATTCATGTTCTAATGGAAGAATTTCCAAATTCTTctgctgatgtagctgccccAGCACAAGCCCAGCCCAGGAGGTCATCTTGGTGCTGACTCATCTCAAGGCTTTCTGGCACCAGCAAACAGGTGTGGAGAGTATTGGTGTCATCCTGACACAGAACTGGAGAACTTGCTCACAAAATCACCCTGGGATGAAACTTGGAGAAGTTGGAGGTCTCTGTCTTTGGAGGGATCCAAGGCTTGCTACACAGCCAAGGCAAACCTGATGCTGGATGTCAGCCATGAGATTTCCCATCCCCTTCTGCCAGCACTTTTGGGATCATCACTGACCCCTTTCCACTCGTGCTCACCACTTGCTTATTGAAGGTGCAAGCATCAGGCCGAACAGGTATCCCAAACTTCACTGTGCCATATCTTCAGACACCAAGCCTTGGGATGTCTTCCATAAAGCGGTGCTGGTTCCCAGCCCTTCGGCCCCTGTCCCAGTCAGGATAGAGAGGGCACCACCAcccaccctgctctgcagggctggagccacAGTCTCAAGTCCAGCCTGCCCATCTGCAGCCATTTCACACCACTCACACTCTTGCCAGTGCTGTCCCTTAGCCTATACAGCTCTTCTCCCCATAGTGGGAGCAGACAGCAGCCTGATCCTTGCAGCCTCGGCCTTCCTGACCTCAGGGTGCTGGGCTCTCTGGGTCTTCTCCCAGGGGATATACTCCCTGCTTTGACTGTCCTGCTGGATGTTCTCCTATTACTGCATCTCCTCTGTCTGAAGTCCTTCAGCATGCAGATGCCGGTTGGCATGGTGACCAGCCTCAGGAGAACCCATGGCTGACAAGCACAAGCAAATCTGGCCTCATGTTTCGTCCTGATCCTTTATAGTTATAACTGGCCAAAGCATGAGAAAAAGTGTGGCAGTGGATGTACAGATCTTGCCAGACCTTGAACATCCTCCTGTAGCAGCAGCTTCCACAGTATGCCAAGGACATCATGGAGAGCATGGCTCACAGAGGATGTTAACATGGATTTTGGTTAGTCTTCACATGTTTCCCTGACTCTCTCAGGGTCATGAGGTGGGGTGAGTGCCCCTCATCTGGAGATGACCATCTTGTGGGCAGCCATTCCCAGTCCACTTGAgccttctcctgcagcaggacagggagcaGAGGTGCCTGAACGGGAGACCCATGTCtcccttttcccagtgttttttCAGATTTCCAATGCTGAACATCTTTAATTTGGCCTATTCAGCTTAGTCTCACATTCACCTGCTGCCCAGAGCCTGgcacctctgcagctcctgccattAAACTTCTTCCTGATGAAAATGGATGACTGAGCCTGAATTATCATCCTCTGTCTTCCAGGTGCTTTGTGCTTCTTATGCTTTGGTCTGGTCTGgcagctcctgtgctggaggGACCTCTGGATGGACTGTACAGAGAGGAGTTTTGGGGATGCCTTGGTGATGATCAGAGCAATGTGCTGAGTTGTGCAGTGAGGATTAGTGGGCCCTCATTACGCTTCAGCCTTTGGAAGAGTGGCTGCTTTCATGGGTTGCGTCCACATCCCTGTCCCTTCTCCCCTGGCTCCCTTGCCAAGTCTCAGGATGGACTGCTCAGGGCCAGTAACAGCTTTGTGCTTAATCGCTCTGTATGTGCATCCGATCCCTGCAGAAATCTCTGACCATTGCCCAGTTTAACCACATCCGAGGAAAACTGTGGTTCTGAAGCACTCCATGTACCTGCAAGTGCAGTGAAGGCAGAAAAGCTGGACCCAGGGTGTGCATTAACAACCAAATCCCTCGGAGGCCGTTTCCTCCCTGTGTCACTCCCATCAGTGCCCCATTAGCACTACCCCAATGGCTGAATGCCCTGTGCCTACCTCAGGGAGCATCTGGGGGTGCAGTGACTCTCATCACTCAAGAGTGATCTCCTGTCTGCTGTCCCTTGTCATGAGGACCAAACCCTGGGCAAGGCCTCTGGGTGCTTTGAAACAAATCCTTTTGGCCTCTCCATTGCTGTGTCTCCACTTCAAGTCTTACTGATGATTTACTGTCTAAACCTGAGCTACTGGCCTTGGACAGCACTGAGCTACCCACAGTGAGAATAAGGTCATTTCATCCTCAGTGGCATCCTAGGAGGACCATGAGCTGCTGGCAAGCTCACCCCCACTGGAGGCCCTGGTACCTTGCTTTGCAGAGTTCACTGCTGGCTCagtcccatcctcatcccatggccaccagcacccatccagccaTGTGTTTTACATTCGTTGTTAATCACCAGCTTAAGCCATGGGCCCAGCTTGGCTGTCTGTCCCCTCCTGCCTTGCTGTGGACCAGGCACGGGCTcccacccagccctgccctggggcagcccATTGCTCAGGATGGGCCATACCCAAAGCCTGAGTGACCAGTGTCCCCTGCTCACCTCCAGCATCTGCAGCTGGCAGCCAGGATGCCACCTGGACACATCTCAGCTCGgtcccaccagctcctgcctcctccagcctgagcaccctgcagcagctgagccGTGGCCATGTGGTCCCTGCTCATGTCCCACCTGCCCTTTGCTGCCATTGGTTTTCCAGTTCCTTGGCTCCAGTCTCTTGCTTCTCCAGGTTTGGAGGACAAAGTGTAACCATGCATTGCTCTCCACCTCGCCTCCCTGGCAGCACTGGCCCTTCGCAGTGCAGACAGCTTTATTCCCGCATCAGTTCTATCCCACGTCCTTGCAGGAAGGTGACTCCCGCCAATCCCAGGGGACCCTGCCAACGCAGGATGGCTGTTCTGGGGGGAGCCACCCCAGCTTAAACTCCCTATGGGAACCATCACCCCAAAACCGGGCACGAGACAAACCTGCCCTTGCAGTCCTCTGTGCCCCCATCGCCCTGAGGTGAGGAGTGAGAGTCCCATTGGGGTCCTGGTGGGGTCCCAGAGGGGTTTTGGgactggctgcagctgggaacaTCCCTGTGCTCTTTGTGCCCCCCTGACGAGCGGCGCAGTGCAAATATCAGCCGGgtgctttgaaatgaaaataaaactgataaaaGTCGGGCAAATCCTCTGCCCCGGCCCCCGCTGCTGGCCCGAGCCGTGGCTCTTTCTGCTGCCGAGCCGGCTCCCGCAGTTATCAATACATTATGTATGCCGGTGTCCGTCGGCCAGAGCCTTTTGTTGATGCTGAATATGTCCTGGCCAACAAAAGTGGACTGGATTAGCCACAGTGGAttaaaagattttcttcttggaGTTTACCTAATAATATAACAATTGACATAGAAGGTCTCTTTGAACCCTACACGACTCTCTTATTTTACCATCTGTGAGTTTGCTTTCCATGCCGCtgatggtgctggtggtgggaaCACTGCCCGGAGCCGAATTTGTCActgagcagaagaaagcagccCGTATTTGAAGGGAGGCAGTGGGAAGGGAAAGTGGCACAACTTCTGTCCTCCTGCCTTTGTCCTCGGCCCTTCTGCTGGTGGCTCACCAGGCTCATGATGCTGCGGCGTAGAAGAGACCCAAGGAGCGGGCTCAAGCAGTGGGGAAGTCACCCGCTCATCTGCAATTCAAGGTATCCAGAGGGGTCCCGACCGGAATAAGCTCCTTCATTAATCACAGATTTTGGGAGAGTTGCAGAACTGTGAGCCAACAGAGTTCGCACATCTGGATCTCAGGCGTTGGGATCTAGCCGCTGTCCCTGGTCTCCATTGCAAGATGGGTCAGGCAGCGGCCGCAGCGACACCGGGAAACatggagggcagcagcagcaggggaggaAGGCTCCCCCCACCATCCTGCAGTGCCGACACCGCTCGCCCTCTCCTCCGGCACACCCCGGCCCTTGGGCTTTGATCTCATCCGGGGGGGCTCCATTCAAAGTCTTTCATTGCAGCCTTTGGAAATACCCGTCCTCAGAAGTCGCGAGTAATGAGATGGGGAGACAGCGAGCAATTTAGGCGCCGCTCTTTCTCGCTTGCGCTTTCCTTAATCTCCATCTcccacccccccttttttttttcttttttcctctttttttattatttttttttggcaaagaCTCTTCTGGAGCGGCATCGACTTTGTGCGGGATCCCCGCACCAGCCCGGCCTGCCGGGGGGGGCAGGAACATGGGGCTCGTGCCTCTCAGCCGGGGGCCTTTGATGAAGCTGCTTTGCGAAATTTGATTTGAAAGGCCTACGATGGCAATTTGGGGAGAATGGTGGAGCCTTTCTGCACCCGCCTCTCTTTGTCTGGCGCCCAAAGGGGGGGTTCATTGTGGGTGCCGGGGCATGGGTGGGGTGGGGCGGCGGAGGGGGCCGCGGCGCGGGAGAACAATGAGCGGGAGATGGGGAGCGTTGGGATTTCTCACCTGCCCGGGTGCCTGCGGTCCGCCATGACGGGAGCAGCCGCCCTGCTTGCCGCCGTCTGGAGCACTTTTTTTATCCCCCCGACTCTTGAACCTATTTCCCTTCTTGGCAAGTGCGTGGCTGGAAGATGGGAATCTTTACTTTATATTGCAGCTTGGTCTTCCCAGCCTGATTGGCTGCGGCCAGGACCAAATGCTGGTCCTTCCATCCCATCGTCACTATGGCAACCGGCCCCGTTAGGCACCACCGATTTACTTATAATTGCTGGGTAAATAGTCAAGACAGGCCGCTTTCATCCCGCACCAAGAGATTGCTCTTCctcatctcctttttttccctcttgtttttttcctttaggagAAAGAAGCCCTAAAGAGCAGCAACACTCCAGGAAAACTCATTGAAGGCTGTTGCAGGGAGCAGTGCCTCCCTCCTGGCCAGCCTTCCCCCATCACAATGCCTCAATGCCGACACCATCGTGCAGCCCTCACCAACATCCTCCCGCAAGGAGCCGCACTGGATGGGCATGCACAACGCCCACTGGTGCAAGGGTTGGCCATGGCAGGCTCTTGCCACCAGGCTGCCATCCATCTCTCCTGCCATTTTGGGGATTTCACACCAGAGAGCAGCATGGGGCTGAATGTTCCTCCGTCACCTCTGTCCTCCTtccccactgctgccagcagtgatTCATGTTCACAGCACTGCGGTTTCTGTCCAGGCACCAGCACTGCCCGGTTCTTTCCCTGGTTCTGTTGGACCCACCAATGGTGCTGGCCAGGATAGGGTAGCTCGGACCTCTGGCCCTGGCCATGCTCATCCctgcaggctgggatgctgaTGCACCAACTCTACCTTGCTACCTTCatgctgagctgctccttgccaggtctgcagggcagggagcctCTTGCTACTCCTGGGGGTGTTAATGACGATGGACAGGACGATACGCACAAGTATTGTTGTCAGACCTGTGAGTGTGGGCCAGGATCTTTGCTCAGGTGGGTTTCATGGGAGAGATGCAGGTGGGAGAGTGGTCCCACCAGCAGCCATCCTTGGATCCTCATGATCCAGGGATggatgctgcagccagagaaCAGGTACCCAGCCAGCCTTGCTGGCTAGAACAGCCACATGGTGCTTCTGTACCCACTGGTCATCACATACAGGGGTCTTAGGGAGAACCTAAGGGCTGGAGAGATCCTGGGAAAATGGAGAGCTCACTTGCAACAGGGTGAGAGAGGAGCAGGGTGGGTTTGAGGGAAAGGAAGCCAAGGTTATCTTCCCATTCCCTCCTCACAGCCATCCAGAAGGAGTCCATCGGGGCAGCTCCAGGAGCACTGGGAGACACTGCATGAGCTCTCTGCTGTAGTGGGAGAACTGGGGATTCCAATCCTGCTCACTGAGGACCACAGAGGAAACAGAGGTGAGAATGTGAAaccagcagaggatggagcagCAGTGAGCAGTGAGGCTGGATGGCTTCTGAAGGAACTGGGGGGAATGAAGCAGCTGATCCGCAGACAGCCCTACCTACCTGCTCCTGGAAAGTGCAGTCTGGATCCTGGCAGTTGCAATAGCAATTGTCCTTTCCACGTATTACAGGGAGAGCCAGGAAAGGGCAGGGCACCAACTCTGTGCTACCAGGAAaccagcagagatgctccagcaaACAGGGTGTGTATATTCAGTGAATACACCCTACCTGGGCAACTGAGGTGGCTTGTAGAGGGAAGGCCTCTCTCCTTAGAGCAGCCAGCTTGGAAGGTGCCAGCAGCAGCGTATGGGGGTGATGTGCACAGTGCAGCCCTCTTGGGTGTGCAGAGGGCTGGTGACAGTGCTGCCACTGAAGGCCTtcagggacatggagctggcCTGCTCTGGGATCTGCAAGGTACAGGGTGTGGGCTCAGGACCCCAGGGACCAGGATCCTGTCCAGCTGCAGGTCCCAGCACACTCTGGTCCTGCTGGGGTTGCTCTCCCTCAtgctctttctctgttttaaaggCAGCTTCTCTGTGAAGCGTTTTGGGACTCAGCTGAAAAGGGGTTGCTCCCCTCCTGATGGATACAAGCCGGTACCTACACAGGTACCCGTGGGCCCTTCCAGCCCcgctccagcagcaggagccttgTGGCTGGGGACCCAGTGCAGGCACCAAGGCCATGGAGCCCTGCAAGCATCCTCCCATGGCGGTTCCCATGGCAACTCCCTGGCTCACAGTCTCCCAGCCCACACAGCTGTAGCCGCAGGATGGCTTTAGCCACATGCAGCACCCACCAGCCCTGCGCCTGTGCCAGGGTCTTGTCAcctgctgccctctgctcccaccACTGCTGTCCCCTCCTGCCACCCAGCACCTCCTGTCCCTCCTCAAAGGATCCATCATCTTGCTCCCTACTGCAGAGAGCTGCTCCAGGAAGTCCCCCCAACCAAAGCACCTTTCCCAGGGCCCTGCAAAGCCCTTAattctccttttcctgcagtCTATCATGCAGAAAACAAGGAATAACTGGTAACAGGTGAGAGGAACAGCACTCACGGAGAAGAAGGAAGCTAAGCAGGACAAGTAGGTCTGTGTACAGGAGAGTTCCCTCCTCTGCACTTCAGCAGGTCCTGGCTCTGCACATTCCGGGATGGCCTGGCCAGGCAGAAGTCTGCTGGCCTGTGCCTGCATCCAAGATTTCCCTGGTTTTTGGTGCTGGTGCCCAGCTCCAGTCTCACGCTTCAAACTGCTGTAAAAAGGAAAGGCAACAGCTAATaatttgcagagaaaaagcCTTGCAACAAGACCTGAAGCTCAATGTCAAATAGACTGAGAGGCTACAATgtgagaaagaggagaaaatagcaTGTATGGGGAAGCCTTGCTCTGAGAGCCAGGGCATGAGGAGGCTCaagtcccagagctggagcaagGCAGCTTAAAGTTAGGAGTAAAGACTTTCCACCACTTGAAACCTCCTAAAACCATGCATGGCTTTTGGGAAGAAGGATTTAACCAATCCCAGGTCCCCAGTCAGCCTTGGAAGTTGAGGGACAACATCCTAAGGAATAAAACAAGTGGATGCACAGGTGGCAATGGGCTACCAGGGCAGAGTCACCCCACATCCTGCCGGGAAGGTGAGACTCAGCTGGGAAGGTCCATCCGGGTCTCATAATACATTCAGAAGGGATCTGTGTAGAGGGTCTCAATCAAATTCAGGTGCTCTGGAATGAGTGGGCAAGTCCCCATGTGAATAAATACCTGGATAAAGCAGGAGGTGGTGCAAAAGTTCCCCCAAGGTCCCCTGCACAACCCCACCATTCCTCCAGCatctgggaggaaggaggtgaCTGGGTTTGCTGACGATACCCATTGATCAGGGTGAGAAGATGAGGGCAGGGTAGGATGAGCTGCAAAAGCATCTTACAGGACTGCCTGGAGGATTGAACAGCAGGCAGAGATCAGCCTTTCTAAAGGCACAGAGGGAAAAATCCAGCCTGACTGCACAACAGCAAGCTGTGCTCACAGAAAGGAGCAGCCTCCTTGGGTGAATAACCCAGTGATAGCCAGAAAACACAACCAcggtgctgagcagctctgactGGTGAGGATGCAGCTCCATGAAATGCCTGCTCCATTCATCATACCTGCCCTGGGCTGCTTCAGACCCTGACGTTGTCCTAGGGATGAGCTTTGCTGGTCCCACCCCATCCATACCAGGAGTGTTGCTGGAGAAACCCACTTTGTGACTGCTCCCTTTTCTCTAATATCTCTCACTCCACATGATCCCTCCACCACCTTTTTCCCCAGCCTGGGACACACATCCCTGGGGGCACAGGATCCTGTGAGGACCTTCTGTGAGCAGCCACATCCCTGGTACCTGGAGGCCCTGTGAATACAGCTCCTGTCTCAGCAATGCCAGTTCCTGTGTTTTCAGGGTGTTCTCACTGGCCTGAACCAGCACCATTTTCAGTGTTACCATGGCAATGGCTGCCTCAGAAGTGTGTGTGGTGGAGACTCATGAAAGGCAGGGTCCAGCCAGGGAAAGGTGCCCTTGACCACCCTCAGCTGCCATGGCTG
Proteins encoded in this region:
- the LOC115947115 gene encoding uncharacterized protein, with product MAEGAGTAQGAPVEPQWDRPHVKVERLQGPQGSLPLAIRIPQSSPSILGRVGPGGDRALETSKAWRSRLRLPSRRSPSGQLQEHWETLHELSAVVGELGIPILLTEDHRGNRGENVKPAEDGAAVSSEAGWLLKELGGMKQLIRRQPYLPAPGKCSLDPGSCNSNCPFHVLQGEPGKGRAPTLCYQETSRDAPANRVCIFSEYTLPGQLRWLVEGRPLSLEQPAWKVPAAAYGGDVHSAALLGVQRAGDSAATEGLQGHGAGLLWDLQGTGCGLRTPGTRILSSCRSQHTLVLLGLLSLMLFLCFKGSFSVKRFGTQLKRGCSPPDGYKPVPTQVPVGPSSPAPAAGALWLGTQCRHQGHGALQASSHGGSHGNSLAHSLPAHTAVAAGWL